The following nucleotide sequence is from Atribacterota bacterium.
GATGTGATAATTTTTCAACTCTTCCACCAGTTCCTGGATGGTAAGTCCCAAACTGTGTCCGGGACGTCGACCATCGACGGCAAGGAAAAGAATGTCACCGCTTTTGGTTTCTCCGATCACCGTACGAGGGTGCCGTTTGTTAACCACATCTTGGTTAAACTGACCAAATGGTCCTGGATTGCCTTCAAAAAAAAGAAGTGGACCTCCACTCACCGCGTATTGCATTTTCTGCCATTTGGTGATGTCTCCGGTGAGGGGGTAAAGGCCAATCTTCAATTGGATTTTTTGTCCGGGAGTTACGTGAGCAAGGAGCCACTGGGCACCCTTCCCATTTCCCTGCAGGATGAATCCCTGAGCGGGGATAGAGGTTTCTCCCTGGCTTTCTCTGATTTGCTCTACAACACCATTACGCACGATACACTCTACGCCTTTTTGGGCAGGTGTTTTTGGACCGAAGAACGGGTCGTAGATCACGATTTCGTTTCCCTGGTTCAGGCGATTGATGCCCTTGACTGGATGAGAAGTGCCATTTTCAAGAATGGCTTCGGCTCTAAACTTCATTTCCCCGAAGAAAATTTCGTTCTCGGCGGTGAAACCGCAGTTATACCACCCATCAATGGGTTCGCTCAGAACCCGACCGTTGGCAAATAAAAGACCCAGGGGTTCTCCAGCTTTGGTGAAAAAGCTGGCATTGAGGGCAAAGATAGCGTTATTCCGACGAGCAATTTCACTGGTTTTCTCCCGATCCATGATCTGGTCGTTGGCCAGCGCCACCTCAATTTGGAAAGGGGCATTGCGCGGATCAAAAAGAAGAGCGAGGATGAAAACCGGTCCCGAGAACGGTTGTGCTCTTGTCCCGTTTCCTTTTTCAAGAACAGGATAGGAGGAGAAACCCTGATTTTTTAAGCGTTCTCCCACGGTTTTAGCCTCTTTTTTAGAATAGGGGCCAACCCGCACTTTAAACAGGTCGTTTTCTTTCTGGATCTGGGCGGAATATCCTAATTCTTTAAGGAAAGAGAGAATCCTCTGGGCTCTTGTTTCGTCCTGATAGGCTCCGACCTGCAGAAAAAATTGTTCTCCTTGTGGTTCTAAAGGTGGAACGAGACTTGACGAAAATCCCCGCTTTTTGGTGATCAGGGTCAGGTTGGGATGCAATTTTTTTTCTCGATAGAAGGAAATATTTCCTTGTGCATAGGTTCTGAGCGTTTCTTTTAAGTAGGAGAATTCTTGCCGAGTAAGGGGTTGATTTAGGTTCAACATCCCTCGAATATCGCCCTTAAAAAGTGGTGGGTTCAGCGTTACTGCCAGAGCCACCCATTTTTGGTCTTCTTTTTTGAGCTCTCGCACTTCAGGAAAGGGAAGATTTTCGGCACTGACGAAAGGAAGGAGGTCATCATAGGAAAGTGCCTTGATGGCTTCTTTGATGACTTCAAGTCGCAGGATGGGAGCCTGGCTTCTGGGGTCCTGAGTTTTTGGCTGGGGGAGTCCTAAGATGGTGTAAAGGGAAGAGATAAACTCTCCCCTGGTT
It contains:
- a CDS encoding phosphodiester glycosidase family protein; protein product: MKERRLSIAIATVIVLLVLFSSVVRAQTLTRGEFISSLYTILGLPQPKTQDPRSQAPILRLEVIKEAIKALSYDDLLPFVSAENLPFPEVRELKKEDQKWVALAVTLNPPLFKGDIRGMLNLNQPLTRQEFSYLKETLRTYAQGNISFYREKKLHPNLTLITKKRGFSSSLVPPLEPQGEQFFLQVGAYQDETRAQRILSFLKELGYSAQIQKENDLFKVRVGPYSKKEAKTVGERLKNQGFSSYPVLEKGNGTRAQPFSGPVFILALLFDPRNAPFQIEVALANDQIMDREKTSEIARRNNAIFALNASFFTKAGEPLGLLFANGRVLSEPIDGWYNCGFTAENEIFFGEMKFRAEAILENGTSHPVKGINRLNQGNEIVIYDPFFGPKTPAQKGVECIVRNGVVEQIRESQGETSIPAQGFILQGNGKGAQWLLAHVTPGQKIQLKIGLYPLTGDITKWQKMQYAVSGGPLLFFEGNPGPFGQFNQDVVNKRHPRTVIGETKSGDILFLAVDGRRPGHSLGLTIQELVEELKNYHIKNALNLDGGGSTTFYLQGQILNIPADFTGERKISTAILLKKK